One Candidatus Zixiibacteriota bacterium genomic window carries:
- a CDS encoding rubrerythrin family protein, with product MRTNENLQNNFSAESMAAIKYYAYAITAEEEGRRQIAKLFRAMAEAQKIHAINTLKAISALDESESNLSATIDSKTYDYTQRYPSLIEQSNLDENPAVSSLFQMAVKTLKAHIRLLNDALKNFKRVKDYDYWVCSMCGLVEMGSMPVFCKACGAPREKFIQVTNKKVI from the coding sequence TTGAGAACTAATGAAAACCTGCAAAACAATTTCTCTGCAGAATCTATGGCGGCTATTAAATATTATGCCTATGCAATAACAGCAGAGGAGGAAGGACGCCGCCAGATAGCGAAATTGTTTAGAGCCATGGCTGAGGCGCAAAAAATTCATGCTATTAATACACTGAAAGCTATTAGCGCGTTGGATGAGTCGGAGAGCAATCTTAGCGCGACAATTGACAGCAAAACCTATGACTATACTCAAAGGTATCCGTCACTTATCGAGCAGTCTAATTTAGATGAAAATCCGGCGGTTTCTTCTTTGTTTCAAATGGCGGTCAAAACTTTAAAAGCGCATATTCGTCTGCTAAATGATGCTTTGAAAAATTTCAAGCGCGTTAAAGACTACGATTACTGGGTATGCAGTATGTGCGGCCTCGTTGAAATGGGTAGTATGCCAGTGTTCTGCAAAGCATGCGGAGCTCCAAGGGAAAAATTTATCCAGGTAACGAATAAAAAAGTAATATAG